A single Endozoicomonas sp. NE40 DNA region contains:
- a CDS encoding SDR family oxidoreductase — MRVLVLGKTGQIGHELCKLLDSKGITYHAPDRSELDICDSAQLQTCLEGYQPTIVVNAAAYNNPVMAENEPSRCFAVNRDAVAELADQCNRMNTILLHASSYRVFDGEKQEPYSEKDPTNPIGVLGTSRLQAEQQIRERCTKHIILRLSWVISDRRPNLLRRQAEQMVKHREVYVTPDQLGCPTPASEVARVMVAILQQVGCGAETWGTYHYCASEPVSESGFAEIVIAEASQFWELKVRKLIMAKMDSREGFKPPANATFECTKILNTFGVHARPWRNALSDIIRQYYEEQKDN, encoded by the coding sequence ATGAGAGTACTGGTTCTCGGTAAAACCGGTCAGATCGGCCATGAACTGTGCAAGCTGCTCGATAGCAAAGGCATCACCTACCATGCTCCGGACCGGAGTGAGCTGGATATCTGTGATTCAGCCCAGCTGCAAACCTGCCTCGAAGGCTACCAGCCCACGATTGTTGTCAACGCAGCGGCTTACAATAATCCGGTGATGGCGGAGAACGAACCTTCCCGGTGCTTTGCCGTGAACCGGGATGCGGTGGCAGAACTGGCTGACCAGTGCAACCGCATGAATACCATTCTGCTCCATGCCTCCAGTTATCGGGTTTTTGATGGTGAAAAGCAGGAACCTTACAGCGAAAAAGACCCCACCAACCCCATTGGCGTACTGGGAACCAGCCGTTTGCAGGCGGAACAGCAGATTCGTGAACGCTGCACGAAACACATTATTCTGCGCCTGTCCTGGGTCATCAGTGATCGTCGTCCAAACCTTTTGCGCCGTCAGGCTGAGCAGATGGTCAAACATCGTGAAGTGTACGTGACTCCTGACCAGCTGGGCTGCCCAACCCCGGCCAGCGAAGTGGCCCGGGTGATGGTGGCGATCCTGCAGCAGGTCGGCTGCGGTGCCGAAACCTGGGGAACCTATCACTACTGCGCCTCAGAGCCTGTATCTGAAAGTGGCTTTGCTGAAATTGTTATCGCTGAAGCGTCTCAATTCTGGGAGCTCAAGGTTCGCAAACTGATCATGGCCAAAATGGATTCCCGCGAAGGGTTCAAACCACCAGCCAACGCTACGTTTGAATGTACTAAAATCCTGAACACCTTTGGTGTCCATGCACGTCCCTGGCGTAACGCCCTGTCTGACATCATTCGCCAGTACTACGAAGAGCAAAAAGACAACTAA